A region of Pseudomonas marginalis DNA encodes the following proteins:
- a CDS encoding gamma-carboxygeranoyl-CoA hydratase: MSDFNTLELITDSRGFATLWLSREAKNNAFNAEMIRELIIALDHVQGDASLRFLVLRGRGRHFSAGADLAWMQQSAELDYHTNLDDARELAELMYNLAKLKIPTLAVVQGAAYGGALGLISCCDMAIGADDAQFCLSEVRIGLAPAVISPFVVQAIGERAARRYALTAERFGGQRAREIGLLAESYPIGELDQQVEQWITHLLHNSPAAMRASKDLLREVGNGALTPALRRYCENAIARIRVSAEGQEGLRAFLQKRPPSWQPQEPRS, translated from the coding sequence ATGAGCGATTTCAACACCCTCGAACTGATCACCGACAGCCGTGGCTTTGCCACGCTGTGGCTCAGCCGAGAAGCCAAGAACAACGCGTTCAACGCCGAGATGATCCGCGAACTGATCATCGCCCTCGACCATGTGCAAGGTGATGCGTCCCTGCGTTTCCTGGTCCTGCGTGGGCGCGGCAGGCACTTCAGCGCCGGTGCCGACCTGGCCTGGATGCAGCAGTCGGCCGAGCTGGATTACCACACCAACCTGGACGACGCCCGCGAACTGGCGGAGCTGATGTACAACCTGGCCAAGCTGAAAATCCCGACCCTGGCAGTAGTGCAAGGCGCGGCCTACGGTGGCGCGCTGGGCCTGATCAGTTGCTGCGACATGGCCATCGGCGCCGATGACGCGCAGTTTTGCCTGTCGGAAGTGCGCATCGGCCTGGCCCCGGCCGTGATCAGCCCGTTCGTGGTGCAGGCCATCGGCGAACGGGCGGCGCGGCGCTATGCCCTGACCGCCGAGCGCTTTGGCGGCCAGCGTGCACGGGAAATCGGCCTGCTGGCGGAAAGCTACCCGATTGGCGAACTGGACCAACAGGTGGAACAGTGGATCACCCACCTGCTGCATAACAGCCCGGCGGCGATGCGCGCCAGCAAGGACCTGCTGCGTGAAGTCGGTAACGGCGCGCTCACCCCTGCCCTGCGCCGCTATTGCGAAAATGCCATTGCACGCATCCGTGTCAGCGCCGAAGGCCAGGAAGGTTTGCGCGCTTTTTTGCAAAAACGCCCACCCAGCTGGCAACCCCAGGAGCCGCGTTCATGA